From a single Labrus bergylta chromosome 14, fLabBer1.1, whole genome shotgun sequence genomic region:
- the emc6 gene encoding ER membrane protein complex subunit 6 — protein MAGVIAKREGPQFISEVSVRGNAAVLDYCRTSVSALSGATAGILGLTGLYGFIFYFLASFLLSLLLILKAGRRWSKCFKSRRLLFTGGLVGGLFTYVLFWTFLYGMVHVY, from the coding sequence ATGGCGGGAGTTATAGCCAAGCGTGAGGGACCGCAGTTTATCAGTGAAGTATCCGTGAGAGGCAACGCCGCCGTGCTGGACTACTGCCGCACCTCTGTATCTGCTCTGTCCGGAGCAACAGCCGGGATCCTTGGCCTGACTGGACTGTACGGCTTCATATTTTATTTCCTCGCCTcgttcctcctctctctgctgctcattCTGAAGGCCGGGCGGCGGTGGAGCAAGTGCTTTAAATCACGACGGCTGCTCTTCACCGGGGGCCTCGTCGGGGGCCTTTTCACCTACGTCCTGTTTTGGACTTTCCTCTACGGGATGGTGCATGTGTACTAA
- the shpk gene encoding sedoheptulokinase, with the protein MTVAERSVREAVMSAFILGLDVGTTSVKAVLLETDSRSVVESHALPTASDISDNNNGINAKEQDPGRIVDALNRCVGQLSRDKLQRVSSIGLSGQMHGVLFWKAKSGCDWLNMEFFTPRDTSQLITWQDGRCSSQFLSSLPKPDSHLSVASGFGCATIFWYTRNKPEFLEDFTVAGTIQDYVTSMLCGLEECVMTPQNAASWGFFNTTSNQWNTNILTEAGFPLHLLPKCVPSGGFAGKTCSNWHGIPAGTPVAVALGDFQCSVYSCMSANTDAVLNISTSAQLTFAMPAGFKPPDSPPPASSIAYFPHFNDSYLAVAASLNGGNVMATFVGMLGAWMKELGAELSDVCLYEKLIHCALNQETSDLRVSPTVLGERHDPLCLGHVTNISTANLSLGHVTRALCRGVLDNITAMMPAERLQQAGVSRIVGSGSALARNEVLRQEVEKAFHQPVVYGQNADSAVGVAMLLCDLR; encoded by the exons ATGACAGTGGCTGAACGCTCAGTACGTGAAGCAGTAATGTCTGCCTTCATCCTCGGTTTAGACGTGGGAACAACCTCAGTGAAAGCCGTCCTGTTAGAAACTGACTCCAGATCGGTGGTTGAGAGTCACGCTTTGCCGACTGCGTCTGATATCAGCGACAACAACAACGGGATAAAT GCGAAAGAGCAGGATCCCGGCCGGATCGTGGACGCGCTGAACAGATGTGTCGGCCAGCTGTCCAGAGACAAGCTGCAGCGTGTCAGCAGCATCGGGCTGTCCGGTCAGATGCACGGAGTTTTATTCTGGAAAGCAAAGAGCG GTTGTGATTGGTTGAACATGGAATTCTTCACACCCAGAGACACCAGTCAACTAATCACCTGGCAGGACGGGCGCTGCAGCAGTCAATTCCTGTCCTCTCTTCCAAAGCCAGACTCTCATCTCAGCGTGGCTTCTGGGTTTGGCTGTGCAACAATCTTCTGGTACACGAGGAACAA GCCGGAGTTCCTTGAGGACTTCACAGTGGCAGGAACCATCCAGGACTATGTGACGTCCATGCTGTGTGGTCTGGAAGAGTGTGTGATGACACCTCAGAATGCAGCCAGCTGGGGCTTCTTCAACACCACGTCCAACCAGTGGAACACTAACAT CTTGACGGAAGCCGGCTTCCCTTTGCACCTGCTTCCAAAGTGTGTGCCGTCTGGTGGCTTTGCGGGGAAGACGTGCTCTAACTGGCATGGTATCCCTGCTGGTACACCTGTAGCTGTCGCCCTGGGAGACTTCCAGTGCTCTGTCTACTCCTGCATGAGTGCGAACACAGACGCAG tTCTTAACATCAGCACCTCTGCTCAGCTGACCTTTGCCATGCCAGCTGGCTTCAAACCTCCAGACTCTCCTCCGCCCGCCTCCTCCATCGCCTACTTCCCTCACTTCAACGACTCGTACTTGGCGGTGGCGGCTTCACTGAACGGAGGGAATGTGATGGCGACATTTGTGGGGATGCTCGGTGCCTGGATGAAAGAGCTCG GTGCAGAGCTAAGCGATGTCTGCTTGTATGAGAAGCTGATCCACTGCGCCCTGAATCAGGAAACGAGCGACCTGAGGGTGAGTCCCACAGTCCTGGGAGAGAGACACGACCCGCTTTGTCTCGGCCACGTGACCAACATCTCCACCGCCAATCTGTCTCTGGGTCATGTGACCAGGGCTCTGTGCCGAGGAGTGCTGGACAACATCACCGCCATGATGCCTGCTGAGCGGCTGCAGCAGGCGGGCGTGAGCAGGATTGTGGGTAGTGGGAGCGCGCTTGCCCGGAACGAGGTGCTGAGACAGGAAGTGGAGAAGGCGTTTCATCAGCCGGTGGTGTACGGACAAAACGCGGACTCTGCTGTCGGCGTGGCCATGCTCCTCTGTGACTTACGTTGA